GTCGCGGGTCTGTTTGATGCCCCCGGTCACTGTCCTACCTGGATTTTCTTTAAAAATCGGTAATTTCGGGTGCTTTGTAAACCGCGGTTTACAAGGGGGCGCGAAAAAGCGCCCAATGGGGGGCGGTCCTGTAAATTTATGTTTTTTAGATAAATTACCCCCTTTTTCATTGCTATATTGAATTGTGACGAAAATCACATTCGGTTTGGGACTTGGGTGAAATTCGTTAAAAAAGGAAATTTGATGAAAAGTTTGTTTGCGGGTTTGTTTTTGTGCGCCGGGCTTGTTGCTGCCCCGGCTGCCTTTGCACAAGATTCTTTGCACGAGGCGATTGATTCCGGCGACCTGGCCACCGCCAAAAAGATGGTGAAGAACGGCGAGATAGAGGAAATCTATTGCGGAAAGTTGTCTGCAAACGATGCCGTGAGCGTTTACGAAAAGATCTTTAAGCAAATGCCCGACGAGAGCTTTGCGGCGTGCCCCAACCAGTTCGCCTACGGTTACGGAGCCAAGGTTTGCGCAAACGCGAAGGCGCTCAACGCCTGCACCGAGGTGGTCACGCACTTGCTCAACGAGTCCACCGCTGGCAACACCAATGCGCTCGATGCGCTCGACAAGGTCGCCAAAGCGGCGCTCAAGACCAAGGCCTTTGCAAAGCCCGTCAAGGAGAAGGTCGATACTACCATGTGGGTCGCCTGCCCCAAAAAGGGCAAGGCGAGGGAGGAATGCCTCGCCGAGTGCATTGCCCAGGCCGACTCCATGTACGACGTGGCGCACAAGCTCTCTTGCCCCACCAAGCCCGAGCATTACATTGAGACGAACATCACGGTGACCAAGCCCTCGCCGCTCTACGAAAAGCTTTTGACAGGCCTCAAGGAGGGCTACTGGAAGTCACCCATGTCGGTGGCCGAGCGTTTTGCCAAGCTCATGCAGGCAAACGCGAAGGCGCTCGCGATTCCCGATTCGGCGATTCCCTCGGTCAAGTACGTGGCGCATTGGGCAGAATCGCACAAGGCCGATTCCACGGCGCTCCCGGGCGGCCAGCTGTTCCGTTTTTGCACGGCGTGGCAACCGCAGGTCGACTCCGTTTTGGCGGCGCTGGAATTCGAGAACCGCTGCCCGGTGTTCGAGTCGTTTACCGACCCGCGCGACGGCCAAACGTACAAAGTAAAAGAGATCAACGGTACCAAGTGGTTTGTGCAGAACCTGAATTTTGCCGTAGAAGAGTCTTCTATGTGCTATGACCGCGAAGACGACAACTGCAAGGTGTTCGGTCGCCTGTACACGCAGACCGCGGCAAGGGAAGCCTGCCCGGAGGGGAGCCGCCTTGCGACCGATGCCGACTGGAAGATGTTGGAGGTGTATGCGGGCGGTGCCAGTGATGCCGCGGTAAAGCTGCGCAGTAACGGTAGCGACGATTACGCGTTCACGGCGATGTTCGGCGGCTACGCCAACAAGAATGGAATTTCGACGACGGTAGGCGAAGGCGCCTACTTTTGGACGGAGAAGGCCGACGGTGACAAGCGCGGCACGGCTCGTTCGATGTTCAGTACCGACAAAGAGGTCTCGTCCATTTCTGTGGACAATAAGTTCTTCCTTTCGGTGCGTTGCATTGTAGTGGAGCCTGGTGACAGGAACTAGGTGTTGTAAGGGGTAAAAATGGTTGAGTTTTCGAGTAAGTTTGCGCCGACATGTTCGCGTGACACTTGGGTGGAGCGTCAGGCGCTGCTCACCAAGGTCAGGGAGTTTTTTGGGAACAGGCACGTGCTCGAGGTGGAGTCGCCCACGCTTTCGCAGGCGGGCGGCACCGATCCGCAGCTGGACTACTTCGAGGTGGTCTCGGAGCCAACGCAGTTCATGATGACGAGCCCTGAGTTCCACATGAAGCGCCTGCTGGCCGCGGGCTTTGGCGACATATTCCAGATTACCAAGTCGTTCCGCCGAGACGAATTCGGTAGCCACCACAATAACGAGTTCAGCATGGTGGAGTGGTACCGCGTGGGCATGCCGCAAGAGCAGCTGATGGACGAGGTCGAGGCGCTGGTGAGCGAGATTACGGGCAAGCCTTTGAAGGCCCGCCGCACGCGCTGGATTGACGCCTTCAAGAATTACGCCGGCGTGGATCCGTTTTGCAAGGACTTGAACAACTTTGTGGAGACCTGCGAGTTCCACAACGTGCCCGTTCCCGAGAACACGGGCATGATGAGTCGCGAGGACTGGTGGGATTACCTGATGGTGTTCGTGGTGGAGCCCGCGTTGGCAAGCCACGGCCCCGAATTCATCTTGGACTACCCGCCTTCTCAGGCGGCACTCGCGCAAACCTATGTTGACAAGGAAGGCCTCATTTGGGCAAAGCGCTTTGAACTTTTTGTAGACAAAGTAGAACTGTGCAATGGCTATACCGAACTTACCGATGCCGCCGAGCAGCGCCGCCGTTTTGAAGCGGATTTGAAAATCCGTCGCAAAATGGGCAAGCCGCTGCCGCCCGTGGATGAGCGTTTTTTGGCGGCTCTGGAATCGGGGATGCCCTCCTGCTCGGGCGTAGCGCTCGGTCTCGATCGCCTGTTCATGTTGGCGTTGGGCAAAAAGGAAATCGCCGACGTGATCCTCTTCCCGAGTCCCGTCGCGTAGTCGCCATGTGGCGACGGCTGCAAAAAATTATTCCAGGATTTGTTCGAGAGCAGCGCGAATGCGCTGCTCTTCGAGTATGCCCGCCTCGATCAGGACGATATCGTCTGTACCGTTGACCAGGTACGATACGGGTATCACCCGCGGGTTGCCGAGGGCGGTCATGAGTTCGTAATTCCAGTGCACCACGGTCCACGGCATTTTGTTGGCTGCCTTGAAGCGGGCTGCAGCTTTGAGGTTGTCGTCTTCGCTCACCATCAAAATGTTGAGGCCCTTGGGCGAGAATTCCTCATGCAGCTTTTTGAGCACGGGCATCTCGGCCATGCAGGCGGGGCACCAGCTGGCGCTCAAAACAATCAGTGTGGCGTAGCCCTTTTCGCGGGCGTAGTCTGTTTTTTGCCCGCTCACGTCGAGGGCGGCGAAGTTTGCGACGGTCTTGGGCATTTCTTGGAACGGCCTGGTATATTCCCTGTATTGGTAGTACAGGAATACCAGGAATATTAAACTCCCCAAAATGGCCAGTATTTTATAGGATTTTGACCACATATCCTATAAGAATTTATTTTTTTTTTGGAATGTTTTAATTATATTCTGCAATATGGCATACAATATTCAAGATCTTCTGTCTGAAATGGTCAAACGCGGGGCTTCTGACTTGCATATTACGGCTGGTGCGCCCCCGCTGATACGTCTTTCTGGTAAGTTGACCCCCATTGGTGAAGACAAGCTCAAACCGGACGAAACCATGAGAATGACCTACAGCTTGATGAACGAGCTGCAGAAAAAGTCCTTTGAACAGAACAAGGAGTGCGATTTCTCGTTCGGTATTGCGAACCTGGCCCGTTTCCGTGCCAACGCCTACCTGCAGCGTGGTTGCGTTGCCCTCGCCTTGCGTATCATTCCTCTCGAAATCAAGACTTTCAAAGATTTGGGCCTTCCCAAGATCCTCG
The sequence above is drawn from the Fibrobacter sp. UWP2 genome and encodes:
- a CDS encoding FISUMP domain-containing protein; this translates as MKSLFAGLFLCAGLVAAPAAFAQDSLHEAIDSGDLATAKKMVKNGEIEEIYCGKLSANDAVSVYEKIFKQMPDESFAACPNQFAYGYGAKVCANAKALNACTEVVTHLLNESTAGNTNALDALDKVAKAALKTKAFAKPVKEKVDTTMWVACPKKGKAREECLAECIAQADSMYDVAHKLSCPTKPEHYIETNITVTKPSPLYEKLLTGLKEGYWKSPMSVAERFAKLMQANAKALAIPDSAIPSVKYVAHWAESHKADSTALPGGQLFRFCTAWQPQVDSVLAALEFENRCPVFESFTDPRDGQTYKVKEINGTKWFVQNLNFAVEESSMCYDREDDNCKVFGRLYTQTAAREACPEGSRLATDADWKMLEVYAGGASDAAVKLRSNGSDDYAFTAMFGGYANKNGISTTVGEGAYFWTEKADGDKRGTARSMFSTDKEVSSISVDNKFFLSVRCIVVEPGDRN
- the epmA gene encoding EF-P lysine aminoacylase EpmA → MVEFSSKFAPTCSRDTWVERQALLTKVREFFGNRHVLEVESPTLSQAGGTDPQLDYFEVVSEPTQFMMTSPEFHMKRLLAAGFGDIFQITKSFRRDEFGSHHNNEFSMVEWYRVGMPQEQLMDEVEALVSEITGKPLKARRTRWIDAFKNYAGVDPFCKDLNNFVETCEFHNVPVPENTGMMSREDWWDYLMVFVVEPALASHGPEFILDYPPSQAALAQTYVDKEGLIWAKRFELFVDKVELCNGYTELTDAAEQRRRFEADLKIRRKMGKPLPPVDERFLAALESGMPSCSGVALGLDRLFMLALGKKEIADVILFPSPVA
- a CDS encoding TlpA disulfide reductase family protein, whose product is MGSLIFLVFLYYQYREYTRPFQEMPKTVANFAALDVSGQKTDYAREKGYATLIVLSASWCPACMAEMPVLKKLHEEFSPKGLNILMVSEDDNLKAAARFKAANKMPWTVVHWNYELMTALGNPRVIPVSYLVNGTDDIVLIEAGILEEQRIRAALEQILE